From Capsicum annuum cultivar UCD-10X-F1 unplaced genomic scaffold, UCD10Xv1.1 ctg77234, whole genome shotgun sequence, one genomic window encodes:
- the LOC124894758 gene encoding uncharacterized protein LOC124894758: MDYDKANSEIVFDKATISIMCIECSEYDLVALTVVETDNQYALYVPEMKVKNFITDCKNTEIMVSQIYKDKETLVSVMARHAIANGFNTKAKRSNKKSYVLICCNEDCQWVMKASCMNESELFVIKTFVSEHSCSLRDRVLNNVVATSNFVSEFTAPKLINHKRIHTPADIIEEMKAVYGVDINYTKAWRAKKKAIAMLRGGPVDRYRKMPCYIYMLNQVYPQLHIRMHKVADNEFKYLFIALRPMIRGFKFCKTVVVVVDGVHLSGPYKGTFVSASTLDGAGYILPLAYGVVDSENDNEWICFFQKFREAFGETDNMKIKDRLSNLYYSMAKSYNKEDFEYIMSKVAKIDQRVKKYLEEAGYEKWAQCHCPVNGGRIMTSNIAEYINGCLVEARKLPILGFLEEVRILFAAWNCKKNEIASYTNTTLGRKFEDILTHNGVKSLRITVKPAGSYLYCSYDSGRRYIIDIERGTYN, from the exons ATGGA TTACGACAAAGCCAATAGTGAAATAGTGTTTGATAAAGCCACTATTTCTATAATGTGTATCGAGTGTAGTGAATATGATTTGGTTGCATTAACAGTTGTTGAAACGGATAATCAGTATGCTCTATATGTGCCTGAAATGAAAGTTAAAAACTTCATTACTGATTGtaagaatactgaaataatgGTGAGTCAGATATACAAAGATAAGGAAACTCTTGTTTCAGTAATGGCTAGACACGCAATAGCGAATGGATTCAACACAAAAGCGAAACGATCCAATAAAAAAAG CTATGTACTCATTTGTTGTAACGAAGATTGCCAGTGGGTCATGAAGGCCTCTTGTATGAATGAATCAGAATTGTTTGTGATTAAAACATTTGTTTCGGAGCATAGTTGCAGTCTTAGGGACCGAGTGCTGAATAATGTGGTTGCGACAAGTaattttgtgagtgaatttacTGCCCCAAAATTAATCAATCACAAAAGAATACACACCCCCGCGGACATTATCGAAGAGATGAAAGCTGTTTACGGAGTTGACATTAACTACACAAAAGCATGGCGTGCAAAAAAAAAAGCGATTGCGATGCTTAGAGGTGGACCAGTAGATAGATACAGAAAAATGccctgttatatatatatgttgaaccaAGTGTATCCCCAATTGCACATTCGAATGCATAAGGTAGCGGATAACGAgtttaaatacttatttattgCATTGCGCCCGATGATTAGGggttttaaattttgtaaaactgttgttgttgttgttgacggGGTACATTTAAGTGGTCCATATAAAGGAACATTTGTATCGGCAAGCACATTAGATGGTGCAG GTTATATTCTACCATTAGCTTACGGTGTTGTTGATTCAGAGAATGACAACGAGTGGATTTGTTTTTTTCAAAAGTTTCGAGAGGCATTTGGTGAAACAGACAACAT gaaaatcaAAGATAGACTTAGTAACCTTTATTATTCCATGGCTAAATCTTATaacaaagaagattttgaatatattatgtcAAAGGTTGCTAAGATTGATCAAAGAGTTAAGAAATATCTGGAGGAAGCTGGGTATGAAAAATGGGCTCAGTGTCACTGTCCTGTAAATGGAGGTAGAATAATGACTTCAAATATAGCCGAATATATTAACGGTTGTTTGGTTGAGGCTAGAAAACTTCCTATTCTAGGTTTCCTAGAAGAAGTTAGAATATTATTTGCTGCATGGAATTGTAAGAAAAACGAAATTGCATCGTACACAAATACAACTCTTGGCAGAAAATTTGAAGATATTCTAACTCATAATGGTGTTAAATCTTTGCGGATAACa GTTAAACCAGCAGGAAGTTATCTTTATTGTTCTTATGATTCGGGACGGAGGTACATTATAGATATTGAGCGTGGCACGTACAATTGA